In Salinigranum rubrum, one genomic interval encodes:
- a CDS encoding cupin domain-containing protein, translating into MYEADAVPTVYNIDDIPEQERGPGTVGQYFRGHDTIIGFNTLDEKTVHSEHSHPWEQIAFVVEGTCDFVIDGKEVTLDAGDIVNIPPGVKHSSATDETALLMAIFPLREDYLPFTEYQHEYPPESA; encoded by the coding sequence ATGTACGAAGCGGACGCGGTGCCGACAGTGTACAACATCGACGACATCCCAGAACAGGAACGAGGACCAGGCACGGTCGGGCAATACTTCAGAGGGCACGACACCATCATCGGGTTCAATACGCTTGATGAGAAGACAGTACACTCGGAGCATTCACATCCCTGGGAACAGATAGCGTTCGTCGTCGAGGGGACGTGCGACTTCGTCATCGACGGCAAAGAAGTGACGCTCGACGCCGGCGACATCGTCAACATCCCTCCAGGTGTCAAGCATAGTTCGGCGACAGACGAGACGGCGCTTCTCATGGCAATCTTCCCACTCCGTGAAGATTATCTCCCGTTCACCGAGTACCAGCACGAATACCCGCCCGAATCTGCATAG
- a CDS encoding NAD(P)-dependent oxidoreductase: MSTPEQLEIGIVGLGQMGGNMARGLLEKGFTVTGSDISEDARAQFEEYGGTPVETPAEASENADIIVTSLPKSQIVESVYLGEDGILSTAKEGTVALEMSTINPETSEKVAAEAKEQGVEFLASPVSGGPEDCHAGTLTIMVGGDEDVFHRNGVQTVLDAMSQKLYHVGDVGAGPTVKLINNVMSHSNMLIAMEAVALGRDRGVEGDVMLDVIGNAGGGSNQFKKRMPRVLNRNFDPGFTVDLTTKDLGIALDMADSSDYPMYVVNLVRNLYQTASARGLGSEDFSSVVKLYEEHTNSIVDAPYEVDESFGGY; the protein is encoded by the coding sequence ATGTCTACTCCAGAGCAGCTAGAGATCGGAATTGTTGGACTCGGCCAAATGGGTGGTAACATGGCGCGTGGGCTGTTGGAGAAAGGCTTCACCGTCACGGGATCTGACATCAGCGAGGACGCTCGTGCGCAGTTCGAAGAGTACGGCGGGACACCAGTCGAAACGCCCGCTGAGGCCTCCGAAAACGCGGATATTATCGTGACGAGCCTGCCGAAATCTCAGATCGTCGAATCCGTGTACCTCGGCGAGGATGGCATTCTCTCCACGGCGAAAGAGGGAACCGTCGCACTGGAAATGAGTACGATCAACCCAGAGACCTCAGAGAAGGTCGCAGCCGAAGCGAAAGAACAGGGCGTCGAATTTCTTGCGTCGCCGGTCAGCGGCGGCCCTGAAGACTGCCACGCGGGAACACTAACAATAATGGTCGGCGGCGACGAAGACGTTTTCCACCGCAACGGCGTTCAAACAGTTCTCGACGCGATGTCGCAGAAACTGTACCACGTCGGTGATGTCGGTGCCGGTCCCACAGTCAAACTCATCAACAACGTCATGTCGCACAGTAACATGTTGATAGCGATGGAAGCAGTCGCACTCGGCCGCGACCGGGGCGTCGAGGGCGACGTGATGCTCGACGTCATCGGCAACGCCGGCGGCGGGTCCAACCAGTTCAAAAAACGGATGCCGCGCGTACTCAACCGAAACTTCGATCCAGGGTTCACCGTTGATCTCACGACCAAGGATCTTGGGATTGCGCTCGACATGGCCGATTCGAGCGACTATCCGATGTACGTGGTGAACCTCGTGCGGAACCTGTATCAGACTGCGAGCGCTCGCGGTCTGGGAAGTGAGGATTTCAGCAGCGTCGTCAAATTGTACGAGGAACACACTAATTCGATCGTCGACGCACCGTACGAGGTCGACGAGTCCTTCGGCGGATATTGA